The window TCCTGCCCGCCCCCCCGGTGCCCGCCGGGCCGCGGTCAGAGGTCGTGGCAGGCCGTGTCCGTTTTCACGCCGTGGGAGTACACCTCGTGCTGCGGCTGCTCGCCCGGCGGCGTCATGCGCTTCTCCTTCTGCCGCCGGTTGCAGAACCAGACCCGCAccacctccttctccagctgcaggctgTCTGCCAGCGAGGAGATCTCCTGGGCGGCCGGCTTGGGACACTTGAGAAAGTGCGTTTCCAGCACGCCCTTGACACTCACCTCGATGGAGGTCcgcttcttcctcttcctcccctgcGCCGCGATCTTGTCGATGCTGGTGGGGCTGCCGGTGGAGGAGTCGGCCTCCTCCAGCCACTTGTTCAGCAGCGGCTTCAGCTTGCACATGTTCTtgaagctgagctgcagggcCTCGAAGCGGCAGATGGTGGTCTGCGAGAAGACGTTGCCGTAGAGGGTCCCCAGGGCCAAGCCCACGTCGGCCTGGGTGAAGCCCAGCTTGATGCGCCGCTGCTTGAACTGCTTGGCGAACTGCTCCAGCTCGTCCGAGGTCGGCGTCTCCTCGTCCGAGTGGTCCTGGCAGTGGTGCCCGCCCAGCTCGCCGTGCTCGCCGCCGGCCTCGCCGCGCAGCCCCGGGTGCAAGccctgcgcggcggcggcggcgggcggcggggtgAGCCCGCCGTGCTCCAGCATGCCGCCCACCGCGAAGCCGGCCTGCGAGTAGACGTTGAGGGgctgcccggcggcggcggcggccgggggggccAGCGAGGCGCTGTGGGCCGGGCTGGCGCCCCAGGCGCTGGGGTGGTTGGCGTGGGGCGAGTGGTGGGAGACGTGGGGCGAGCGGTGGTGGATGATGGCGCCCAGCTGCAGGTCCTCGCGGCCCGGCTTGACGTCGGGCTGCTCCAGCGGGCCGCCGGCCAGCGCCGAGGGCCAGGGCCCGCCGTCGCTCAGGCTGGTCACCCAGTGGTGCCCCAGCGGGTGCCCATTGCCGGGGACGCCCTGCAGGTACTcgctctgcagcagcttctgcgGGTTGCGGAAGGGGCTCCCCTGCTGCATGCCCGCGCCGTCCGCATGGGCGAGCGAGCCGGAGCCGAGCAGGCTGTAGGGGTTGGAGGCGGCTGTGGCCATGGCCGCCGCGCAGCCCCCACGAGTTATACTGTGGCGGCGCCGCCGCTTCAGCCTTTGACATCCACCGGCACGGCGGCCCGGGCAGCGGCCGAGCGCCGACTGGCAGCCGCGCCGCCCAATGGGGGCGCGtcgccggcggggccgcgccgcgcggGCCAATGGCAGGGGCGGGGAggccggccgcggggccgggggcggggcgaggGCCGGGCGCCGCGCGGGCCCGAGGCAGGAAGTGAATCACTCCGCCGGCACCGGGGGCCGGGCGTGAGGCGGCCCCGCTGCTTAACTCCTTCCGCGCCGCGCTCCGCGCCGgacggggagggaggggaggacgCGGGGCACGGCTTAAATGGGGAGCGATTAGCGCCGGTGGAGCGCGCGGCAGAGGTTAAACGGCGGCGGACCGGCGGCAGCGCTGCGGGACCACCCCGGCGCGGACCGGCCTCGACGCGCCCCTGGGGCCCTCGctgccccccgggccgggcgggctcTGCCGCTGGGTGCGCGCTGCCCGCTCTGCTCCTCCGCGCTGGCGGCTGCCGCTGCGCTGCCGCCCCGAgccgcgccgctcccgcctGCCCCGGGCCGGGCGCTCCCGCCGGGGagcaaaaagttaaaaacaaccaaacgtcaaaaaacaaaaccccaaacaaacaaaaccctcaaataataaaaaaactcCCCCAAAAGGCTCTTTCCGGCCTCCCCGCCAGTAAGAACCCCTCGAAGTTCGCGATAGGCAGCGCCCGGGCGCGGTGCGCTCCCGCCGTGCGGTCCGTGGGGGTGGGGGTCTCCCGACCCCCAACcgggaaaaatgggaaaataaagggggaaaaggcGCGTGcggtccccagccccccctctccccgcgcgggggccggcggggggggagcGGTGTGCCCCCCGGCtggcccgggcccggcgggcagagcccccagccccggcggggccccTCGgtggcggggagcggcggggagcggcggagCCCGGTACCGCCGAACCGCTCCCGAGTTAAAAAATGACCTTTCCCTGCATAATTTTGGAGGTAACCTAGCTGCGTAATTATATTTGCACTTACAGAAGACTGCATCAGAGTTCCCTTATTGGTTTGAAATTCCATTAAATATATTGCAAGAGCTCCTAGGTTAAGCTTGATTTAAATTTGCatacattttcatatatttagcagaaataaaagaaggcTTGCAGCTACCAGAAAGTCATTAAGGCATTAGTTTCTCTGAGAAGACAGATCTgaagaaaattcaagaaaatgagaaaatagatATAAATAAGGTGAGCGCTCCTCCGATTCCTTTATAGCCGGGTGGCATCGCTTGCCtcattataataataataatcgCAATAATTTCTCGCCGGGGCTCGGGCAGGGCGCAGCGTGCGAGAGGGGGCaaaggcagggctggctggtAGCGCGCGGTGTGTGGCTGGAGGCAGGTCGCGATATATCGGGGAGGCTGCGGGTCCCCGGGCGCGTCCCCGACGGGCGGCCGCTGCGCTGCGCACCCGCGCCCGGCTCCGcgccctgcccgcagccccgcgggcaacttgggaaaagaaataacaaaaaaataaagtttgcaGGTAGCGGGGGGAAGCGGTTTGTGTGCGAGGGGCGGtggggagcgggcggggggggggtcagCGGGGGGGTCAGGGCATGGAAAACATCTCCGGGAGAGCCCGGTGCGGCGGGCAGCATcgcggccgggcccgccggcggcgcgggggaaggcgggcagggcagggaaggagttATATTAGCAGCCcgcttgcttttttttttttccgcctttctttccttctttttttttttcctcccctctctccgCCTTCACAAGCTTCTCGAAATAAATATCACCGGAGCCGGCGGAAGAAAAGAGGGGGGGTGGAAAATCCGCACTGTATAAAAACGTaactaaattatttaaaattaatttgcactTTAACTTCCGAAACAATTTTTCAAATCCCATTGCCCATGAAAATAGATGTTCAGATCCGCCGTTTAATTAAGGCAGAGTCTCTAGCAGGGAAATAAAACCCCGAACGTcccattttaatatttgttgcAAATGTATCTaaggcagagcccagctccgCGGCACTCCGCTCCTGACGGAGGAGACTCTCATCTCGCCTATGGGAGAGTATGGAGTATTTTATAGTGTTTTTATCTGCATATAGTTAAATCTTCTTGCTGTTCTAACTAATCTGCTGGAGAGGGTTTCTTTAGCTCTTTCCTGTCAGTCTAACTTCCCAAGTGTAACAGATGCCGCTCTCAAGCggtcctttctgctgcttttctttattcagCCTCGCATATTTCTCCCCATGATCTGGGTTTCCAtagagagaggaataaaaggGGGACCATGGCCACAAATCCCCTGCCCCATGCAGAATAAAAGAGCCTTATTCAATAGACGACCCCGTCTGGACATGGGAGAAAAATAAGTACATGCAAAGCTACTGTTGCAAGAATTTGTAACTTATTTTTCATAGACTGAAATccattaaagtttttttttttaaaaaaaaagtttctgggTTTGAGCTGGGCACTCCAGCTCCCTGGCTCTGGGTGCCTCGGCGCTGGACGGACCCGCATTTCCCCAACAAATAACTCCCtttaatatctatttttttcccctgctaaaTCTTTGGCATGAAAAAGGTCGCACAATAGCCGAAGGCAGCCTACCGTCTTGGGGCAGCTAGAAGTCGCTATAGAGAAAAACCCCCGCTTGGAAGCGGAGGGGCTGTAATTGTCTGCAGTTCCCTTCGTCCGGCGGAGGCACCGGCGGGACCGGCAGTTTCGGGGGGTCACCCGGTGCGCGGCTCGGACGTCCCCtcgccgcggcggcgggcggagggCAGGCGGCGGCACCGGAGCGGagccggcggggcggcgggcgggggcggcggggcaggggggctccgGCCGCTCCGGTACCGCACCCGCGGGTCCCCCGAGCTGCCCCGCGGGGAGCCCGCCTGCCTCTGCCTATAGGCTCCATAGGCGCCTCGATAGGTAGGGACCGGAGAGAGCCAGCCCAGAAGCGGGAGGAACGGGTTTATTATGATCGTGGCAGAGCggcttttattatattttagagatttttttctctctctctctctctcattgTTCGTCTGcgggaggagaggaaggaaaaaaaaaggtctaaaaGGGGTTCGTTTTGATTGTGTTTAATACAGCATGAAGCTCGGAGCGGTAAGCTGTGGCTCGGTGTCATGACCTCTATATTGAAAACTTCACCTTCAACACAAGTTCACTTTAGAGACAGGACGAGTTAGATTGCGCTTGGTGGGAACAAGtgcaaatttaaaaacagagtcAATCATAacgggggtgggggttgggAAAGGGCAATTTAACCGTTTCTGAAGCCAGGAGTTAAGGTTTTCATTGTGTACATCGAGGCGCTGATACTAACGCTGAAGCCCAGCCACCCATCCGttcagcaggcagggctgagaAACCGGCTCCTGGATCTCCGGAGATGCTTTGTGAAAACCTAACCTGCATGGGGGAAGGttaggaggaaaagaggaatttACAGAGTATTAGCAGAAATTAGCCAATACCGACACAAGCTCAattagttcctttttttttttttttttttttttttttttggtctctgtTGGCTGCTCTTGAACGTGAGTAAAtgcagggagagaggagggagagccACACTCCCATCTCAGAGCCACAGCCAGGAGATGGACTGACAGATTGCAAATTAAAATAGTCCTAATGTAAGAATGAATGCAGCCCCCCCAAATCTCTCCGAGCACCAGCCCGTTAGTAATAAGCCCGGCACGGAGGGAGCGTTGCTGCGGCTGGGCTGGTCCTGCACCCGGAGAAAGGCTAGGGAGGGACAATAAAGCCAGTCCCGGGCAGAGAAAATCACAAGGTAAATAGCATTTGTATTCTAACTGCTGCGGTTTCCAAAGCGTTTGGAGCGACTTCTCGCTCCTCTGCTCGAATCGCctattattactattgttttattattattagtagtactactactactactattattattattattactactactactactaatcTTCTTTTCCACGTTGttaatgtttgaaaaatgtacttgctgggaaaaaaaaatgatgtcGTTCATTTGTGCACTACCACGTCATGATCAAGTCACCGTTATTTTGTAGCTGGGTTGGTTTGTAGCAGGTATTGTCTGGAACATTTGGTTGATTTGCAGTcgacaggaaaaaaaaaattaaaaattaaattccagGAAGTCTCACCAAAGTGCACATTTTGACTGTGGGAGCGATCTTGCCGTTTATTAAATGCACGTACGGAACCGTCGGGCGTTGTTGTGCTTCACGGGGAAGCGTGGCCGGGAaaggcggcggcgcggggctgcggcggtGCCGTGGGAGGTCACGGGGGAGTTACCGGGGCTGCACCACGATGCGGATCGCTTCCCTTCTACGTAGGCACTTTCCTCACCGTGCCATCCAGACAGGCGTGATGACAAGAATGATCTTGTTTCATCCCGGACCGAAATCCCgtgtggggttggttttttgcttgtttgggttttattttttttggtttgggtttgttggggtttttttgccgccccccccggcctTCAAGTGTgttgcccccccaccccagcgcAGGCAAACGGGGGCGAGGCTGCAGGTGAGGGCCAGCCCTGGGCGGGGGCGACAGAGTCCCGCTCCCCTTCCAAACCAGAGGCCATCCTGCCTGTATTTTTTAGAAATCATTCAAACACAATTCCTGAACGGACAGATTCCTGCTCAGACGTATTTAGAGGGAAGCGGGTTGGATTTGAAAACGCGCTAACCTGGTGCTATTTAACCTCTGCTGACTAATGAGACAAACAGCTGTGTTCTTTAGGTGGCAGCTACCTGCATCGCTGTTTGTTAGCTCTCTGAACAATTTCAACGcagggtttgcttttgtttgttttatggttgttggtttgtgggttttttttcttcttttaaacgTTACGTTTTCCCAGCTTTAGCCTTCAGCCTGCAAAGCATCCAGCGATGCTCCTTGATCCTGCGGAGGGATCTAAACGCCTCCTGCCTTTCGCAGAGCCTCGTCATTCCCAGATTTACATTTGTAAATACGTAGATGGTACTGctacttcttccttttctcaccgACGAAACGTTTACAGCTCGGTGGAAAGTTTACTCCCCGTTTCATCCGGATGGCGCCAATCAAAGCTGTTATAAAACCTGAACTTTCAGGCCAGGCTGCCTTGCGGGAAGGTGTTTCCCTG of the Falco naumanni isolate bFalNau1 chromosome 14, bFalNau1.pat, whole genome shotgun sequence genome contains:
- the POU3F4 gene encoding POU domain, class 3, transcription factor 4, encoding MATAASNPYSLLGSGSLAHADGAGMQQGSPFRNPQKLLQSEYLQGVPGNGHPLGHHWVTSLSDGGPWPSALAGGPLEQPDVKPGREDLQLGAIIHHRSPHVSHHSPHANHPSAWGASPAHSASLAPPAAAAAGQPLNVYSQAGFAVGGMLEHGGLTPPPAAAAAQGLHPGLRGEAGGEHGELGGHHCQDHSDEETPTSDELEQFAKQFKQRRIKLGFTQADVGLALGTLYGNVFSQTTICRFEALQLSFKNMCKLKPLLNKWLEEADSSTGSPTSIDKIAAQGRKRKKRTSIEVSVKGVLETHFLKCPKPAAQEISSLADSLQLEKEVVRVWFCNRRQKEKRMTPPGEQPQHEVYSHGVKTDTACHDL